The Saccharomonospora cyanea NA-134 genome includes a region encoding these proteins:
- a CDS encoding (2Fe-2S)-binding protein, with translation MSERDLELTVDGRPLRAQAGQTLGAALVMNGITAWRSTRVGGRPRGLFCGIGVCFDCLVTVDGEPGQRACCVQVADGMRVSTAVDS, from the coding sequence ATGAGCGAGCGCGACCTCGAACTGACCGTGGACGGCAGGCCGCTTCGCGCGCAGGCCGGGCAGACGCTCGGCGCGGCGCTGGTGATGAACGGGATCACGGCCTGGCGCAGCACGCGGGTCGGTGGACGGCCACGCGGGCTGTTCTGCGGCATCGGTGTCTGCTTCGACTGCCTGGTGACCGTGGACGGGGAGCCGGGCCAGCGAGCGTGTTGCGTGCAGGTGGCCGACGGGATGCGGGTCTCCACGGCGGTGGACTCGTGA
- a CDS encoding alanine/glycine:cation symporter family protein, translating to MDTLVAISDSIWNPMAYFALAVGLFFTVLTVGVQFRRLPDMLREITAGKTSEEGISPLQALLLTLSSRVGVGNIAGVATAIAAGGPGALVWMALCALLGSAAAFAETVLAQVYKRRVAGEHRGGIPFYVEHGLKLKWLAVVLALVTFVGYGFVFPGVQSNNIAASVEGAFGVPGWVTAIVVTGLFAFVVLGGTRRIVGAAQVMVPIMAVGYLLATFVILLLNLDSVVPTLGLIVGSAFGAHQVFGGIVGAAVAWGVRRAVFSNVAGVGEGTFGAAASAVSHPVKQGLVQAFSIFVDTLLVCTATGVMIVVTGSYNVVGGDGAELMTNVPGLAAGPEYTQHAVDTVAPGFGPGFVAVALFFFAFTTLIAFYYIASTNLLYLLGGRAVGWASQGLKIGMLAITFYGAVESADVIWTIGDIGYGSLGWLNMVCLLLLSPVVRKVARDYDAQRGQGLDPRFDPVSLGITGADFWAEEAQPERATDTAPPGRSATGPEELAQ from the coding sequence ATGGACACGCTCGTCGCGATCAGCGACAGCATCTGGAATCCCATGGCGTACTTCGCGCTGGCCGTGGGCCTGTTCTTCACCGTGCTGACCGTCGGGGTGCAGTTCCGGCGCCTTCCCGACATGCTCAGGGAGATCACCGCCGGAAAGACGTCGGAGGAGGGCATCTCCCCGCTGCAGGCGCTGCTGCTGACCCTGTCGAGTCGCGTGGGGGTGGGCAACATCGCGGGTGTCGCCACGGCCATCGCGGCAGGCGGTCCCGGCGCGCTCGTGTGGATGGCCCTGTGTGCCCTGCTGGGCTCGGCCGCCGCCTTCGCCGAGACCGTGCTCGCGCAGGTCTACAAACGCAGGGTCGCCGGGGAGCATCGCGGCGGCATTCCGTTCTACGTGGAGCACGGACTCAAGCTGAAGTGGCTCGCCGTGGTGTTGGCGCTCGTGACCTTCGTGGGCTACGGGTTCGTGTTCCCCGGTGTGCAGTCGAACAACATCGCCGCGAGTGTCGAAGGCGCCTTCGGGGTCCCGGGCTGGGTCACCGCGATCGTGGTCACGGGCCTGTTCGCGTTCGTCGTCCTGGGTGGAACCCGGCGCATCGTCGGCGCGGCGCAGGTCATGGTCCCGATCATGGCGGTGGGTTACCTGCTCGCCACCTTCGTCATCCTCCTGCTGAACCTCGACAGCGTCGTCCCGACGCTCGGCCTCATCGTCGGCAGCGCGTTCGGCGCTCACCAGGTGTTCGGCGGGATCGTGGGCGCCGCCGTCGCGTGGGGGGTGAGGCGAGCGGTCTTCTCGAACGTGGCCGGTGTCGGGGAGGGCACTTTCGGGGCCGCGGCCTCAGCGGTGTCGCACCCGGTGAAGCAGGGTCTGGTCCAGGCGTTCTCGATCTTCGTCGACACGCTGCTCGTTTGCACGGCCACCGGGGTGATGATCGTGGTGACGGGTTCCTACAACGTCGTCGGAGGCGACGGCGCGGAGCTCATGACCAACGTGCCGGGCCTCGCCGCCGGACCGGAGTACACCCAGCACGCCGTCGACACCGTGGCGCCCGGCTTCGGACCCGGTTTCGTGGCTGTCGCGCTGTTCTTCTTCGCTTTCACCACGCTGATCGCGTTCTACTACATCGCCTCCACCAACCTGCTGTACCTGCTGGGCGGCAGGGCCGTGGGGTGGGCGTCGCAGGGTCTGAAGATCGGCATGCTGGCCATCACGTTCTACGGCGCGGTGGAGTCGGCCGACGTGATCTGGACGATCGGAGACATCGGTTACGGCTCTCTCGGCTGGCTGAACATGGTCTGCCTGCTGTTGTTGTCGCCGGTGGTGCGCAAGGTGGCGCGGGACTACGACGCGCAGCGCGGGCAGGGGCTCGATCCGCGGTTCGATCCGGTGTCGCTCGGCATCACGGGTGCCGACTTCTGGGCGGAGGAGGCTCAGCCGGAGCGGGCGACGGATACGGCGCCGCCGGGGCGGTCGGCCACCGGTCCGGAGGAGCTGGCGCAGTAA
- a CDS encoding NAD(P)/FAD-dependent oxidoreductase, translating to MNAPTSTAADVVVIGAGVVGSAVAFFAARQGLSVTVVDRAGPASGTSSSGEGNVLISDKELGPELELARYSLGVWRDDLAEFAHLWEFEPKGGVIVASRESSLASLERLVASQREHGITVERLDGDALREAEPEVTPHALGAAYYPDDCQVQPMLVAAHLVRLAREHGARLVTKATVTGLVRRDGRVCGVRTTAGDLGCGAVVNAAGPWAAEIAALAGVRVPVEPRRGFVLVTEPLPPTVRHKVYAAEYVDNVGSSDAGLQASAVVEGTPGGTVLIGSTRERVGFDRTPSADALRTLARNAVALFPFLAEVRALRHYHGFRPYSPDHLPVIGPDPRAPGLWHACGHEGAGVGLSVGTGKLLAQALTGKPTELDLEPFAPQRFGATEGFGTTEDGDA from the coding sequence ATGAACGCACCCACGAGCACGGCCGCGGACGTCGTGGTGATCGGCGCGGGCGTCGTCGGCTCGGCGGTGGCCTTCTTCGCGGCCCGGCAGGGGCTGTCGGTGACGGTCGTCGACCGGGCGGGGCCCGCCTCGGGAACCTCGTCGTCGGGCGAGGGCAACGTTCTCATCTCCGACAAGGAGCTCGGCCCGGAACTGGAACTGGCCCGGTACTCCCTCGGTGTGTGGCGCGACGACCTCGCGGAGTTCGCGCACCTGTGGGAGTTCGAGCCGAAGGGCGGCGTGATCGTGGCGTCGCGGGAGTCGAGCCTCGCCTCGCTGGAGCGGTTGGTGGCCTCCCAGCGGGAACACGGCATCACCGTGGAGCGGCTCGACGGTGATGCGCTGCGGGAGGCGGAGCCCGAGGTGACGCCGCACGCGCTGGGCGCCGCGTACTACCCGGACGACTGCCAGGTGCAGCCCATGCTCGTCGCCGCCCACCTCGTGCGGCTGGCGCGTGAGCACGGCGCCCGGCTGGTCACGAAGGCCACGGTGACGGGGCTGGTGCGGCGTGACGGCCGCGTGTGCGGGGTGCGCACCACCGCGGGCGATCTCGGCTGCGGTGCGGTGGTGAACGCGGCGGGTCCGTGGGCGGCCGAGATCGCCGCACTGGCCGGGGTACGGGTGCCCGTGGAACCGCGACGGGGGTTCGTGCTGGTCACCGAGCCGTTGCCACCGACCGTGCGGCACAAGGTGTACGCCGCCGAGTACGTCGACAACGTCGGCAGCTCCGACGCGGGCCTGCAGGCCTCCGCGGTGGTGGAGGGAACACCGGGCGGCACCGTTCTCATCGGCTCGACCCGGGAACGGGTCGGGTTCGACCGCACTCCCAGCGCCGATGCCCTGCGGACGCTGGCGCGCAACGCCGTGGCGCTGTTCCCGTTCCTGGCCGAGGTGCGGGCGCTGCGTCACTACCACGGCTTCCGGCCCTACTCGCCCGACCACCTGCCGGTCATCGGCCCCGACCCTCGCGCGCCGGGTCTGTGGCACGCGTGCGGGCACGAGGGCGCGGGCGTCGGACTGTCCGTCGGCACCGGCAAACTCCTCGCGCAGGCACTGACGGGCAAACCGACTGAGCTGGACCTGGAGCCTTTCGCGCCACAGCGCTTCGGTGCGACAGAGGGCTTCGGCACGACGGAGGACGGTGACGCATGA
- a CDS encoding GntR family transcriptional regulator yields MSTTPNLPPLNRHASLRETVIEQLRAAIISGEMEEGEVYSAPALGKAFGVSPTPVREAMVELAQDGLVETVKNKGFRIRGVSDKELDDLTEVRLLLEPPAVADVVGRVPEGGFVELRELAQRIVDAARDKDLARYLVTDREFHARLLSHTGNDQLVALATSLRMRTRMYGLKSLMRQGLLDGSAREHHELLDHMEAGDAKATFELMRRHIGHARGLWATGYDSAETDEG; encoded by the coding sequence ATGAGCACCACACCGAACCTGCCCCCGTTGAACCGCCACGCGAGCCTCCGGGAGACGGTGATCGAGCAGCTTCGCGCGGCGATCATCTCCGGTGAGATGGAGGAGGGCGAGGTGTACTCGGCGCCCGCCCTGGGCAAGGCGTTCGGGGTGTCGCCGACACCGGTCCGCGAGGCCATGGTGGAACTCGCGCAGGACGGTCTCGTGGAGACCGTCAAGAACAAGGGCTTCCGGATTCGCGGCGTCAGCGACAAGGAACTGGACGACCTCACGGAGGTCCGGTTGCTGTTGGAGCCGCCCGCCGTGGCCGACGTCGTCGGGCGGGTGCCGGAGGGCGGCTTCGTGGAGCTGCGCGAGCTGGCGCAGCGGATCGTCGACGCGGCGAGGGACAAGGACCTCGCGCGGTACCTGGTGACCGACCGCGAGTTCCACGCCCGGTTGCTGAGCCACACCGGCAACGACCAGCTGGTGGCGCTCGCCACGAGCCTGCGCATGCGCACGCGGATGTACGGCCTGAAGTCCCTCATGCGGCAGGGCCTGCTCGACGGCTCGGCCCGCGAGCACCACGAGTTGCTCGACCACATGGAGGCGGGCGACGCGAAGGCGACGTTCGAGCTCATGCGGCGGCACATCGGGCACGCACGAGGGTTGTGGGCCACCGGATACGACTCGGCCGAGACCGACGAAGGATAG
- a CDS encoding extracellular solute-binding protein → MTRRKVLALAAATALAVTACGESATDQSNAAEQANNDPQAVTGTVTFWDTSDATTESPAYKELAKRFEQEYPKIKVEYVNVPFDGSDDKFKTAAQNGEGAPDVMRSDVGWTATFAALGYLQPLDGTPALKGSDDYLPVPMESNVYEGKTYGVPQVTDTLALLYNKEHFAEAGIAEPPATWEELREAAEKIEEKVPGTTGIFLNADSYYLLPFVYGEGADYVDVEGKRITIDSPEVKAAIETVRELTADGVGTTDTSANKYTNMQDGFKKGSVSMIINGPWSVSDALSGEAFEDPGNLGVAPVPAGPKGQGGPVGGHNYTVYAGSPDLAASYLFVEFMNRPENQAYVAAENNTLPTRTSVYETPEVTDNEILAAFQEPIELAKPRPAAPGAGTLYDLFTPFYEQILGGQAPVEEGLAQAQRTVPGFES, encoded by the coding sequence ATGACACGCAGAAAAGTCCTGGCGCTCGCCGCGGCCACCGCCCTTGCGGTGACCGCGTGCGGCGAGTCCGCCACCGACCAGAGCAACGCGGCGGAGCAGGCGAACAACGATCCCCAGGCCGTGACGGGCACCGTCACCTTCTGGGACACCTCGGACGCCACCACCGAGTCGCCGGCCTACAAGGAACTGGCCAAGCGGTTCGAGCAGGAGTATCCGAAGATCAAGGTCGAGTACGTCAACGTCCCCTTCGACGGTTCGGACGACAAGTTCAAGACCGCGGCGCAGAACGGTGAGGGCGCACCGGACGTCATGCGTTCCGACGTCGGTTGGACGGCGACGTTCGCCGCGCTCGGCTACCTCCAGCCGCTCGACGGCACGCCCGCGCTCAAGGGCTCGGACGACTACCTGCCGGTGCCCATGGAGAGCAACGTCTACGAGGGGAAGACCTACGGTGTCCCACAGGTCACCGACACCCTCGCCCTGCTCTACAACAAGGAGCACTTCGCCGAGGCCGGCATCGCCGAGCCGCCCGCCACGTGGGAGGAACTGCGCGAGGCGGCCGAGAAGATCGAGGAGAAGGTGCCGGGCACCACGGGCATCTTCCTCAACGCCGACTCCTACTACCTGCTGCCCTTCGTCTACGGCGAGGGAGCCGACTACGTCGACGTCGAGGGCAAGCGCATCACGATCGACAGCCCCGAGGTGAAGGCCGCGATCGAGACCGTGCGCGAACTGACCGCCGACGGGGTCGGCACCACCGACACGAGCGCGAACAAGTACACGAACATGCAGGACGGGTTCAAGAAGGGGTCCGTCAGCATGATCATCAACGGCCCCTGGTCGGTGTCCGACGCCCTGTCCGGAGAGGCGTTCGAAGACCCCGGCAACCTCGGCGTCGCGCCCGTCCCCGCGGGCCCGAAGGGCCAGGGCGGCCCGGTGGGCGGCCACAACTACACCGTCTACGCGGGCTCACCGGATCTCGCCGCCTCCTACCTGTTCGTGGAGTTCATGAACCGGCCGGAGAACCAGGCCTACGTGGCGGCCGAGAACAACACCCTGCCCACGCGCACGTCGGTGTACGAGACCCCCGAGGTCACGGACAACGAGATCCTCGCCGCGTTCCAGGAGCCGATCGAGCTGGCCAAGCCCCGGCCTGCCGCGCCGGGCGCGGGCACGCTCTACGACCTGTTCACCCCGTTCTACGAGCAGATCCTCGGCGGTCAGGCGCCCGTCGAGGAAGGACTGGCGCAGGCGCAGCGCACGGTGCCGGGCTTCGAGTCATGA
- a CDS encoding sugar ABC transporter permease produces the protein MTEKVRRRDQRSVLSSTALHTTLVLASVVAVFPVAWVALTSLKTDRGTWTRPDELGTLGLDNYSQVFGETQFTTWFLNSLIVATATTVFAVLIAATAGYAASRMRFPGKRPLMWSFLITQMFPAAVLIVPLYNVLSELGLLDSYGGLVLASSTVAVPYCAWMLKGYFDTIPVSIDEAGRVDGLSPFGTFWRLVVPLAKPGIAVTVFYSFITAWGEVAFAGVFMQSEEHYTLPVGMATFVSDFKAEWGLLTASSVVVMVPSAIVFFLVQRHLVAGLTAGGVKS, from the coding sequence ATGACCGAGAAGGTGCGCCGCAGGGACCAGCGCAGCGTGCTGTCGTCCACGGCGCTGCACACCACTCTGGTGCTCGCGAGTGTCGTCGCGGTGTTTCCGGTGGCGTGGGTGGCCCTGACGTCGCTCAAGACCGACCGCGGCACCTGGACCCGGCCCGACGAGCTCGGCACGCTCGGCCTCGACAACTACTCCCAGGTGTTCGGCGAAACGCAGTTCACGACGTGGTTCCTGAACTCGCTGATCGTGGCGACGGCCACCACCGTGTTCGCGGTGCTGATCGCGGCCACGGCGGGTTACGCGGCCTCCCGCATGCGGTTTCCGGGCAAGCGGCCGCTGATGTGGTCGTTCCTCATCACCCAGATGTTCCCGGCGGCCGTGCTGATCGTGCCGCTGTACAACGTGCTGTCGGAACTGGGTCTGCTCGACTCCTACGGCGGTCTGGTGCTCGCGTCCTCCACCGTGGCGGTGCCGTACTGCGCGTGGATGCTCAAGGGCTACTTCGACACGATTCCGGTGTCGATCGACGAGGCGGGGCGCGTCGACGGGCTCAGCCCGTTCGGCACGTTCTGGCGTCTCGTCGTGCCCCTGGCGAAGCCGGGCATCGCGGTGACGGTCTTCTACTCCTTCATCACCGCGTGGGGCGAGGTGGCCTTCGCGGGTGTGTTCATGCAGAGCGAGGAGCACTACACGCTCCCGGTGGGTATGGCGACGTTCGTCAGCGACTTCAAGGCCGAGTGGGGGCTGCTCACGGCGAGCTCCGTCGTGGTCATGGTGCCGTCGGCGATCGTGTTCTTCCTCGTCCAACGTCATCTCGTCGCCGGGCTCACGGCGGGCGGCGTCAAGAGCTGA
- a CDS encoding dihydrodipicolinate synthase family protein translates to MSEARKPWHGVLVATALPFTDDLSVDYDAFAEHVRFLADNGCDGVAVNGSLGEYQTLGEAERAKVVETAVQAAPEGFTVMAGVGAYGGLQVAHWAEQAAEAGAKALMLLPPNAYRANTDEVVDHFRHANKVGLPVVGYNNPIDTKVDLTPALIARLGEEGLLVGVKEFTGDVRRCYEIRELAPEVDILIGTDDTLLETAMAGAVGWVAGYPNAIPRSTVELYRLATSGDVADLPKAMELYRDLHSLLRWDSKTEFVQCIKLSMDVAGLRGGACRPPRGPLAPEIHERVVRDTEAALAKGYR, encoded by the coding sequence ATGTCCGAAGCTCGCAAGCCCTGGCATGGTGTTCTGGTGGCGACGGCGCTGCCCTTCACCGACGATCTGAGTGTCGACTACGACGCGTTCGCCGAGCACGTCCGCTTCCTCGCCGACAACGGCTGCGACGGCGTGGCGGTGAACGGCTCGCTGGGTGAGTACCAGACGCTCGGGGAGGCGGAGCGCGCGAAGGTCGTGGAGACCGCCGTGCAGGCCGCGCCCGAGGGGTTCACCGTCATGGCCGGAGTCGGCGCCTACGGTGGTCTCCAGGTCGCGCACTGGGCCGAGCAGGCCGCCGAGGCGGGAGCGAAGGCGCTGATGCTGCTGCCGCCCAACGCCTACCGCGCGAACACCGACGAGGTCGTCGACCATTTCCGCCATGCGAACAAGGTGGGCCTGCCGGTCGTCGGCTACAACAACCCCATCGACACCAAGGTCGACCTCACGCCCGCGTTGATCGCGCGCCTCGGCGAGGAGGGACTGCTCGTCGGTGTCAAGGAGTTCACCGGTGACGTCCGCCGTTGCTACGAGATCCGCGAACTGGCCCCCGAGGTGGACATCCTCATCGGCACCGACGACACGCTGCTGGAGACGGCGATGGCCGGTGCCGTGGGTTGGGTGGCGGGCTACCCCAACGCCATCCCGAGGTCCACTGTGGAGTTGTACCGTCTGGCGACCTCGGGTGACGTGGCCGACCTGCCGAAGGCCATGGAGCTCTACCGCGACCTGCACTCGTTGCTGCGCTGGGACAGCAAGACGGAGTTCGTGCAGTGCATCAAGCTGTCGATGGACGTCGCCGGGCTCCGCGGTGGTGCGTGCCGTCCCCCGCGCGGCCCGTTGGCACCGGAGATCCACGAGCGCGTGGTCCGCGACACCGAGGCCGCGCTCGCCAAGGGCTACCGCTGA
- a CDS encoding proline racemase family protein produces the protein MRSKRIFHVVDSHTEGMPTRVVTGGVPPIPGDTMAERRLWFRENSDHVRTLLMYEPRGHSAMSGAILQPPTRPDADFGVLFIEVSGLLPMCGHGTMGVATVLVETGMVEVVEPVTTVRLDTPAGLVHAEVAVRDGHAESVTIRNVASFVDRLDATVDVASVGSVRYDLAFGGNFYAVVEVSELGLEFSRDNKDALLRAGLAIMEAINATDEPVHPERQDIRGCHHVYLAAPGSTAAVSRHAMAIAPGWFDRSPCGTGTSARMAQLHGRGELALGTDFVNESFIGTRFVGRLVEETTVGGRPAVVPTVTGRAWLTGTAQYFLDPDDPFPAGFLL, from the coding sequence ATGAGGAGCAAGCGCATCTTCCACGTCGTCGACTCCCACACGGAGGGGATGCCGACGCGTGTGGTCACCGGGGGAGTGCCTCCCATCCCCGGTGACACGATGGCCGAGCGCAGGCTGTGGTTCCGTGAGAACAGCGACCACGTCCGCACCCTGCTGATGTACGAGCCGCGCGGGCACAGTGCGATGAGCGGGGCGATCCTGCAACCGCCGACCCGGCCGGACGCGGATTTCGGCGTGTTGTTCATCGAGGTCTCCGGCCTGCTGCCGATGTGTGGGCACGGCACCATGGGAGTGGCCACGGTGCTCGTGGAGACGGGCATGGTGGAGGTCGTCGAGCCGGTCACCACGGTGCGCCTCGACACGCCCGCCGGGCTCGTGCACGCGGAGGTGGCGGTGCGCGACGGCCACGCGGAGTCGGTCACGATCCGCAACGTGGCGTCCTTCGTGGACCGGCTGGATGCGACGGTGGACGTCGCGAGCGTCGGCAGTGTGCGCTACGACCTCGCGTTCGGCGGCAACTTCTACGCCGTCGTGGAGGTCTCGGAGCTGGGCCTGGAGTTCAGCCGGGACAACAAGGACGCCCTGCTGCGCGCCGGGTTGGCGATCATGGAGGCGATCAACGCCACCGACGAGCCGGTGCACCCGGAGCGGCAGGACATCCGGGGCTGCCACCACGTCTACCTCGCGGCTCCGGGATCCACCGCGGCGGTGTCACGGCACGCGATGGCCATCGCGCCCGGCTGGTTCGACCGTTCGCCGTGCGGAACGGGCACGAGCGCCCGGATGGCGCAGCTGCACGGACGCGGGGAACTGGCGCTGGGAACCGACTTCGTGAACGAGTCGTTCATCGGAACCCGGTTCGTGGGCCGGCTGGTCGAGGAGACGACGGTCGGCGGCAGGCCCGCGGTCGTCCCCACGGTGACGGGACGTGCGTGGCTGACCGGTACCGCACAGTACTTCCTCGACCCGGACGACCCGTTCCCGGCGGGGTTCCTGCTGTGA
- a CDS encoding carbohydrate ABC transporter permease: protein MTTTAVRPPAGAAPEAVPPRGRLRDRMSRHWYAWAMVAPVVLVLAVLVFYPLAQGVYLSLTNANEMNSARTIGVNEIEATYEFVGLANYVDVLSGVEGAFYSRLVWTLVWTVTCVVLHYSLGLGLALLLNRALKGRSVYRMLLILPWAVPPFVAAFAWRLMLNTEGGVLNALLGAVGIDSVDWLGDPTAAKIAVILVNVWLGVPFMMVALLGGLQTVPRELYEAAEMDGATPWQRFRAVTLPGLRPVSGTVILLGTIWTFNQFAVIALLTGGGPGGATNILVTEAYERAFQGIRDYAGAATYGALIASMLVVFAFFYRRWLDRQSSEVLS, encoded by the coding sequence ATGACGACGACGGCCGTTCGTCCCCCTGCCGGGGCGGCACCCGAAGCGGTGCCGCCCCGCGGGCGCCTGCGCGACAGGATGAGCAGGCACTGGTACGCGTGGGCGATGGTGGCCCCGGTCGTGCTGGTGCTCGCCGTGCTCGTGTTCTACCCGCTGGCCCAGGGCGTGTACCTCTCCCTGACCAACGCCAACGAGATGAACAGCGCGCGCACGATCGGCGTCAACGAGATCGAGGCGACCTACGAGTTCGTCGGCCTGGCCAACTACGTCGACGTGTTGTCCGGTGTCGAGGGCGCGTTCTACTCGCGGCTCGTGTGGACTCTGGTGTGGACGGTCACGTGCGTCGTCCTGCACTACTCACTCGGGCTCGGGCTGGCGCTGTTGCTCAACCGGGCCTTGAAGGGTCGCTCGGTCTACCGGATGCTGCTGATCCTGCCCTGGGCGGTGCCACCGTTCGTGGCCGCGTTCGCGTGGCGCCTCATGCTGAACACCGAAGGCGGCGTGCTCAACGCACTGCTGGGTGCCGTCGGGATCGACAGCGTCGACTGGCTGGGTGACCCGACGGCCGCCAAGATCGCGGTGATCCTCGTGAACGTCTGGCTGGGGGTGCCGTTCATGATGGTGGCGCTGCTGGGCGGACTGCAGACGGTACCCAGGGAGCTGTACGAGGCGGCCGAAATGGACGGTGCGACACCGTGGCAACGGTTCCGTGCCGTCACCCTGCCGGGCCTGCGGCCCGTGTCCGGGACGGTGATCCTGCTCGGCACCATCTGGACGTTCAACCAGTTCGCCGTCATCGCCCTGCTCACGGGAGGCGGTCCGGGCGGAGCGACGAACATCCTCGTCACCGAGGCCTACGAGCGGGCGTTCCAGGGAATCCGGGACTACGCGGGCGCGGCCACCTACGGTGCGCTCATCGCGTCCATGCTCGTGGTGTTCGCGTTCTTCTACCGCCGCTGGCTCGACCGGCAGTCGAGTGAGGTGCTGTCATGA
- a CDS encoding glycoside hydrolase family 13 protein: MSNEWWRTAAIYQVYVRSFADGNGDGVGDLPGVRSRLDHLADLGVDAVWLTPFYTSPMADGGYDVADYRAVDPVFGELSDAEALVTEAHDRGLKVIVDVVPNHTSSQHPWFVEALAAGPGSPARDRYLFRDGRDGGPPNDWESIFGGPAWTQVADGQWYLHLFDPGQPDLNWQNPEVRAEFESILRFWLDRGVDGFRIDVAHGMVKADGLPDAACTDQASLLTSRPLPYFDQDGVHEIYREWRKILDSYPGERIGVAEAWVPSAERLARYLRPDELHQAFNFHYVEADWSAAAFRRVVDESLAAVAGVNAPSTWVLSNHDVQRHVTRYGGGERGLRRARAAALLTMALPGSVYVYQGEELGLEEVTDLPDEVLADPVWERSGHTDRGRDGCRVPLPWSGTEPPFGFGGSSWLPQPRHWAEFTVEAQRDDPDSTLSLYREALRQRRDLPAEGLAWGASPDDVLVFRRGSAFTCTVNFSSSPVTVDRPGTVRLASCPASELDIAGDTVTLPPESAVWWSGDVDG; encoded by the coding sequence ATGAGCAACGAGTGGTGGCGCACCGCGGCGATCTACCAGGTGTACGTGCGCAGCTTCGCCGACGGCAACGGCGACGGCGTCGGGGACCTGCCGGGCGTGCGGTCGAGGCTCGACCACCTGGCCGACCTCGGTGTGGACGCCGTGTGGCTGACCCCGTTCTACACCTCCCCCATGGCCGACGGCGGCTACGACGTGGCCGACTACCGCGCCGTCGACCCGGTCTTCGGTGAGCTCTCCGACGCCGAGGCCCTGGTCACCGAGGCACACGACCGTGGGTTGAAGGTCATCGTCGACGTGGTGCCCAACCACACGTCGTCGCAACACCCGTGGTTCGTCGAGGCGTTGGCGGCGGGCCCCGGCTCGCCCGCCCGCGACCGGTACCTCTTCCGCGACGGCCGGGACGGCGGCCCGCCCAACGACTGGGAGTCGATCTTCGGTGGTCCCGCGTGGACGCAGGTGGCCGACGGCCAGTGGTACCTGCACCTGTTCGACCCGGGCCAGCCCGACCTGAACTGGCAGAACCCCGAGGTGCGCGCGGAGTTCGAGAGCATCCTGCGGTTCTGGCTCGACCGCGGTGTCGACGGCTTCCGCATCGACGTCGCCCACGGCATGGTGAAGGCGGACGGGTTGCCCGACGCCGCGTGCACCGACCAGGCGTCGCTGCTCACCTCGCGACCGTTGCCGTACTTCGACCAGGACGGCGTGCACGAGATCTACCGCGAGTGGCGGAAGATCCTCGACTCCTACCCCGGCGAGCGCATCGGCGTCGCGGAGGCGTGGGTGCCGAGTGCCGAACGGCTGGCCCGCTACCTGCGGCCGGACGAGCTGCACCAGGCGTTCAACTTCCACTACGTCGAGGCGGACTGGTCGGCAGCGGCGTTCCGCCGGGTCGTCGACGAGTCACTGGCGGCCGTGGCCGGCGTGAACGCCCCTTCGACATGGGTGCTGTCCAACCACGACGTCCAGCGGCACGTCACCCGCTACGGCGGCGGGGAGCGGGGGCTGCGCCGGGCCAGGGCCGCCGCCCTGCTCACCATGGCGTTGCCGGGTTCGGTGTACGTGTACCAGGGCGAGGAACTGGGCTTGGAGGAGGTCACCGACCTGCCGGACGAGGTGCTCGCCGACCCGGTCTGGGAGCGTTCCGGGCACACCGACCGGGGGCGTGACGGCTGCCGGGTGCCGCTGCCGTGGTCGGGCACGGAACCGCCGTTCGGGTTCGGCGGCTCGTCGTGGCTGCCACAGCCCCGGCACTGGGCGGAGTTCACCGTCGAAGCCCAGCGCGACGACCCGGACTCCACGCTGTCGCTGTACCGTGAGGCTCTGCGGCAGCGCCGTGATCTTCCGGCGGAGGGCCTCGCGTGGGGCGCCTCGCCCGACGACGTGCTCGTCTTCCGGCGGGGATCGGCTTTCACGTGCACGGTGAACTTCTCGTCGTCACCGGTGACGGTCGACCGTCCGGGGACGGTGCGGCTGGCGAGTTGCCCGGCCTCGGAACTCGACATCGCCGGCGACACGGTGACGCTGCCGCCGGAGAGTGCCGTGTGGTGGAGCGGAGACGTGGATGGTTAA